One region of Mucilaginibacter gotjawali genomic DNA includes:
- a CDS encoding MGH1-like glycoside hydrolase domain-containing protein codes for MEYTRLSKPHSERKWKVWGPYLSERQWGTVREDYSPSGNTWSYINHDLARSYAYRWGEDGIAGFCDIEQVLCLAPVFWNGKDTILKERLFGLTNQEGNHGEDVKELYFHLDSSPTHAYCKFLYKYPHAAFPYMELLQKNQTDRLSPEFELLDTDVFNDSRYFDCFVEYAKAGPRDILMKITVHNRGPEAASIHVLPHLWFRNFWRHNPRYTSPEITSLSGHCLQTDSSRNGTYYFYHEDGEQLFCENETNSERIFHKPNVTPFVKDGINNYVVDRQKTINPAKKGTKAAVWLKGEVAPGASKIFKVRLCAEEMEDPWADFDGVFQARLAETDSYYKKLTPATLSKKQKGLLRSTLSGLLWGKQFYYFDVYKWLFGEPHEKQLPRNFQRNYDWQHLTCRNIISMPDKWEYPWFAAWDLAFHAATFVHIDPEFAKQQLLVILREYYMHPNGQIPAYEWNFSDVNPPVHAWSVWYVYEADKKKTGVSDWDFLERSFQKLLMNFTWWVNQKDANGTDIFEGGFLGLDNIGVFDRNYMPPGIKKLQQADATSWMAMYAINMLRISLELAQHNLAYEESAAKFFRHFLNIGWAMHHVGKREMSLWDEEDAFYYDAIQFEDGASERLKVRSLVGIIPLLAVEIMNVDLFKKLNEFNARLGSIRSTRPDLTKVISDIEKKNKDGNYLFAIMVGDRLEHLLKRLLDEDEFLSDYGIRSLSKCYHDKPFVFGYKGSEYSIQYEPGESSSSMFGGNSNWRGPIWLPINYLIINSLRKYYEYYGDSYTYEFPVRSGNKLTLKQIANELTKRLLTIFEKNEEGAYQYHSATQEQWTDEHFKEHHLFYEFFNGDTGQGLGASHQTGWTALIANLLLEMDEG; via the coding sequence ATGGAATATACGCGACTTTCCAAACCGCATAGTGAAAGGAAATGGAAAGTTTGGGGCCCCTACCTTTCTGAACGCCAGTGGGGAACCGTTAGGGAAGATTACAGCCCTTCAGGAAATACATGGAGCTATATCAACCACGACCTTGCCCGAAGTTACGCTTACCGATGGGGCGAGGACGGCATTGCCGGTTTTTGTGACATTGAACAGGTATTGTGCCTGGCGCCGGTATTCTGGAATGGTAAGGATACTATTTTAAAAGAAAGGCTTTTCGGCTTAACCAACCAGGAAGGCAATCATGGCGAAGATGTAAAAGAACTCTATTTTCACCTTGATTCTTCACCAACGCATGCTTATTGTAAATTTCTATACAAATATCCGCACGCAGCGTTCCCCTATATGGAGTTGCTGCAAAAAAACCAAACGGACCGTTTAAGCCCTGAATTTGAGCTGCTGGATACTGACGTTTTTAACGATAGCCGCTATTTTGACTGCTTTGTGGAGTATGCAAAAGCAGGGCCAAGGGACATTTTGATGAAAATTACGGTCCACAACCGCGGACCCGAAGCGGCAAGTATTCATGTACTGCCGCACTTATGGTTCCGTAATTTCTGGCGGCATAACCCCCGCTATACCAGTCCTGAAATTACGTCGCTATCAGGCCATTGTTTGCAGACCGATTCAAGCCGGAATGGAACTTATTATTTTTACCATGAAGATGGGGAACAACTTTTTTGTGAAAATGAAACCAATAGCGAACGCATTTTTCATAAACCGAATGTAACGCCTTTTGTGAAAGACGGCATTAATAACTACGTAGTTGACCGGCAAAAAACCATCAACCCGGCAAAAAAAGGCACAAAAGCTGCAGTATGGTTAAAGGGAGAAGTAGCGCCGGGAGCATCCAAAATATTTAAGGTAAGGCTTTGTGCTGAGGAGATGGAAGACCCATGGGCGGATTTTGACGGCGTTTTTCAAGCTCGCCTCGCCGAAACGGATAGTTACTACAAAAAGCTTACCCCCGCTACTTTGTCGAAAAAGCAAAAAGGCTTGTTGCGGAGTACACTGAGCGGATTATTATGGGGCAAGCAGTTTTATTACTTCGACGTTTACAAATGGCTTTTTGGCGAACCGCATGAAAAGCAATTACCACGCAACTTTCAGCGGAATTATGACTGGCAGCACTTAACCTGCCGCAATATCATCTCCATGCCTGATAAGTGGGAATATCCATGGTTTGCCGCCTGGGACCTGGCTTTCCATGCCGCCACCTTCGTGCACATCGACCCGGAATTTGCCAAGCAGCAATTGCTGGTAATTCTGCGTGAATATTATATGCATCCCAACGGGCAGATCCCGGCGTATGAATGGAATTTCAGCGATGTAAACCCTCCCGTGCATGCCTGGAGCGTTTGGTATGTATATGAAGCTGATAAAAAGAAAACGGGTGTGTCCGACTGGGACTTCCTGGAAAGGTCCTTTCAAAAACTGCTGATGAACTTTACCTGGTGGGTAAACCAAAAAGACGCCAATGGTACCGATATTTTTGAAGGCGGTTTCCTGGGGCTGGATAATATTGGCGTATTCGACCGAAATTATATGCCCCCGGGCATTAAAAAGCTGCAGCAGGCCGATGCTACCAGCTGGATGGCCATGTATGCCATCAATATGCTGCGCATTTCGCTGGAGCTGGCGCAGCACAACCTGGCCTATGAAGAATCGGCCGCCAAATTTTTCCGCCACTTTTTAAATATAGGCTGGGCCATGCACCATGTCGGCAAAAGAGAAATGTCTTTATGGGACGAAGAAGATGCCTTTTATTACGATGCCATCCAATTTGAAGATGGCGCCAGCGAGCGATTGAAAGTTCGTTCTCTGGTCGGCATTATCCCATTGCTGGCGGTTGAAATTATGAATGTCGATCTGTTTAAAAAGCTGAACGAGTTTAACGCCAGGCTGGGCAGCATCAGGAGTACCAGGCCCGATTTAACCAAAGTAATATCAGACATTGAAAAGAAAAACAAAGACGGCAACTACCTCTTCGCCATTATGGTGGGCGACCGGCTGGAGCATTTGCTGAAAAGGCTTTTGGACGAAGATGAATTTTTATCAGATTATGGCATCCGTTCCTTATCCAAATGTTACCACGACAAGCCCTTCGTTTTCGGTTATAAAGGAAGCGAATACAGCATCCAGTATGAGCCAGGTGAAAGCTCAAGCTCCATGTTTGGCGGTAATTCCAACTGGCGCGGGCCCATATGGCTGCCCATTAATTATTTGATCATCAATTCGCTGCGGAAATATTACGAATATTATGGGGATAGCTATACCTATGAATTCCCGGTTCGGTCGGGTAATAAATTAACGTTGAAACAAATAGCCAATGAACTGACCAAGAGGTTACTAACTATTTTTGAGAAAAATGAGGAGGGGGCCTACCAATACCACTCCGCCACGCAGGAACAATGGACAGACGAACATTTTAAAGAACATCATTTATTTTATGAATTCTTTAATGGCGATACCGGCCAGGGCCTGGGCGCCTCGCACCAAACCGGCTGGACAGCCTTGATCGCAAATTTGTTGCTGGAAATGGATGAGGGGTAG
- a CDS encoding glycoside hydrolase domain-containing protein: MKIKLLSFVFLLAGFAAYSQQVPYTNCPNCWLPDSLGNHRVVLEFNGTGKIAKAVINWRRRDNDPQNKRIIVEDGATHQKVVNTKTGTLNREYGEIYFEPVSGKGVYYVYYLPYKNEGRSNYPKGVYLKPENIASADWLKRVLDAGNELPSATVREFQSIDAFNSFYPMEVIATKDETNRLVKTHKADKFLVFPEDRLNSIRMENDLPERWIDRGPQDNFTGEVAKGENFAFQLGIYALQNLDDVKIKFSDLKSAAGQVIKAQNLFCMNTNGVAYDANLLTKTVNVAAGKIQAMWCGIDVPKNAVAATYTGKAILTPKDGPAKEIRLSITVNNIALADGGVNEPWKMTRLKWLNSTMAQQNTVIAPYTPLVVSDHSISLLGRKVELNNDGFPKQIQTFFTPEMTGYSKLPNDLLTEAIHFHFTKMADGKNMTLKNQGIKFTRTEPGTVQWKASSGNDTLQMEVSASMEFDGFIAYTVKVKALQDVDLKDITMHIPFTKDVAKYMMGLGQKGGYRPENFDWKWDVAHKNQDGAWIGNVNAGLQYSLRDEKYVRPLNTNFYLQKPLLLPSSWGNDNKGGIKVSGAGKAVLADNYSGERKLIKGEELYYNFNLLITPFHPVNTDFQWATRFYHAYKPIDTIKEIGASVINIHHATAINPYINYPFIAWKKMKAYDDSAHAEGLKVKIYNTIRELSNHAYETFALRSLGHEIYSPGKGGGFSWLQEHLGDDYIAAWFVPEIKDAAIINSGMNRWHNYYVEGMNWLTQNVGIDGIYLDDVAFDRVTMKRIKRVLTADGHPGIIDLHSANQYNKNDGFNNSANLYMEHFPYLNRLWFGEYFDYEKNSPDFFLTEVSGIPFGLMGEMLQGGGNPWRGMVYGMTNRIPWSDNADPRPIWKVWDDFGMKGSQMIGYWVDANPVKSDNDKVLATVYKKQGRALVSIASWAESDTDIVLNIDWEKLGINPSEATITAPEIKNFQPGKTFGLNEKIHVEKGRGWLLIIK, translated from the coding sequence ATGAAAATTAAACTGTTGTCCTTCGTTTTTCTTTTAGCCGGATTTGCTGCCTATTCACAACAAGTACCTTATACCAATTGCCCTAATTGCTGGCTTCCGGATTCATTGGGGAATCACCGGGTTGTGCTTGAATTTAATGGAACAGGTAAAATTGCGAAAGCGGTAATTAATTGGAGGCGGCGGGATAACGATCCGCAAAATAAACGCATCATTGTTGAAGATGGCGCCACACACCAAAAAGTGGTTAATACAAAAACCGGCACGTTAAACCGGGAGTACGGCGAAATTTATTTTGAGCCTGTTTCGGGGAAAGGCGTATATTACGTGTACTATCTGCCCTATAAAAATGAAGGGCGTTCCAATTATCCAAAAGGCGTTTATTTGAAGCCTGAAAATATTGCTTCAGCCGATTGGTTAAAAAGGGTGCTTGATGCAGGCAATGAGCTGCCATCCGCTACGGTAAGGGAATTTCAATCCATAGATGCATTTAATAGTTTTTACCCGATGGAGGTTATCGCCACCAAAGATGAAACCAACCGCCTGGTTAAAACGCACAAAGCTGATAAATTCCTTGTTTTTCCTGAAGACAGGTTGAATTCGATCAGGATGGAAAACGATTTGCCTGAACGGTGGATAGACCGCGGGCCGCAGGATAATTTTACGGGAGAGGTAGCAAAAGGAGAGAATTTTGCATTTCAGTTGGGTATTTATGCGCTGCAAAACCTTGACGATGTTAAAATTAAATTCAGCGATCTGAAGTCGGCAGCCGGGCAGGTTATTAAAGCTCAAAATCTTTTTTGTATGAATACCAACGGAGTGGCTTATGATGCAAACCTCCTCACAAAAACAGTAAATGTAGCGGCCGGTAAAATACAAGCGATGTGGTGCGGTATTGATGTGCCTAAAAATGCTGTCGCTGCGACCTATACCGGCAAGGCCATCTTAACCCCTAAAGATGGGCCGGCTAAAGAGATCAGGTTATCTATCACTGTAAATAATATCGCATTGGCTGACGGCGGCGTAAATGAACCCTGGAAAATGACCCGCTTGAAGTGGCTCAACTCCACCATGGCGCAGCAAAATACCGTCATAGCGCCCTACACGCCGCTTGTGGTTAGCGACCATAGCATCAGTTTGCTGGGAAGAAAAGTGGAGCTCAATAATGATGGTTTCCCCAAACAAATACAAACGTTTTTTACGCCGGAGATGACGGGCTATTCAAAGCTGCCCAATGATCTGTTAACAGAGGCCATTCATTTCCATTTTACCAAAATGGCGGACGGTAAAAATATGACTCTAAAAAACCAGGGCATAAAATTTACCAGAACCGAACCGGGTACTGTACAATGGAAAGCCAGCAGCGGCAATGATACCCTGCAAATGGAAGTATCCGCATCAATGGAATTTGACGGCTTTATAGCCTATACGGTAAAAGTAAAAGCCCTGCAGGATGTTGATTTAAAGGATATTACCATGCACATCCCTTTTACAAAGGACGTTGCTAAATATATGATGGGTTTGGGCCAGAAAGGCGGCTATCGCCCTGAAAATTTTGACTGGAAATGGGATGTTGCCCATAAAAACCAGGATGGCGCCTGGATAGGCAATGTAAATGCCGGCCTTCAATATTCGCTTCGCGATGAAAAATATGTTCGCCCCTTAAATACAAACTTTTACCTGCAGAAACCTTTGCTGCTGCCATCCTCATGGGGCAATGATAACAAGGGCGGCATTAAAGTTTCCGGCGCAGGAAAGGCTGTTTTAGCCGACAATTACAGCGGCGAAAGAAAATTGATCAAGGGCGAAGAATTATATTATAATTTCAATTTACTCATCACACCCTTCCACCCGGTCAATACCGATTTTCAGTGGGCCACGCGGTTTTATCACGCCTATAAACCTATCGATACCATTAAAGAAATAGGCGCATCTGTAATTAATATCCACCATGCCACGGCGATAAACCCCTATATTAATTACCCGTTTATCGCATGGAAAAAGATGAAAGCCTATGATGATTCTGCGCATGCGGAAGGCTTAAAGGTGAAAATTTACAATACCATCCGCGAGCTCTCCAACCACGCCTATGAAACCTTCGCGCTGCGAAGCCTGGGCCACGAAATTTATTCGCCCGGTAAAGGGGGCGGCTTTAGCTGGCTGCAGGAACACCTGGGTGATGATTATATTGCGGCATGGTTTGTCCCTGAGATCAAAGATGCCGCGATCATCAACAGCGGGATGAACCGCTGGCATAATTATTACGTTGAAGGCATGAACTGGCTAACCCAAAATGTGGGGATAGATGGAATCTACCTGGACGATGTCGCTTTTGACAGGGTTACCATGAAACGCATCAAACGGGTACTTACCGCTGATGGGCATCCCGGGATCATCGACCTGCATTCAGCCAACCAGTACAATAAAAACGATGGGTTTAATAACAGCGCCAATTTGTATATGGAGCATTTTCCATATTTGAACCGCTTATGGTTTGGCGAATATTTTGATTACGAAAAAAACTCCCCTGATTTTTTCCTTACCGAGGTGAGCGGCATTCCTTTTGGCCTGATGGGCGAGATGCTGCAGGGCGGGGGCAACCCATGGCGGGGTATGGTGTATGGTATGACCAACCGCATCCCATGGAGCGATAATGCTGACCCCCGGCCGATATGGAAAGTTTGGGACGATTTCGGGATGAAGGGCAGCCAGATGATCGGCTACTGGGTAGATGCTAACCCTGTAAAGAGTGACAATGATAAGGTGTTGGCCACTGTTTACAAAAAACAGGGCAGGGCCCTGGTATCCATAGCCAGCTGGGCAGAAAGTGATACAGATATTGTATTAAATATCGACTGGGAAAAATTAGGCATTAACCCGTCCGAAGCGACAATCACCGCACCCGAAATCAAAAACTTTCAGCCCGGAAAAACGTTCGGGCTGAACGAAAAAATTCATGTTGAAAAGGGCAGGGGATGGTTGTTGATCATCAAATAG
- a CDS encoding glycoside hydrolase family 43 protein has translation MKVKKCLAGLVFLLIIANAALAQVHQIKTYTNPLLPAGADPWVIYKDGCYYYTNSTGRNLTIWKTRNMADLDKAKATVVWVPPAGTAYSNELWAPELHYLQGKWYMYFAADDGDNNHHRIYVIENTAPDPTTGHWVFKGQVTDDTNKWAIDVSVFENKGRLYMIWSGWESDQNGEQDIYIAALKDPYTVGSKRVRISRPEFDWEQHGDLGKASNPPHVNVNEGPEILQHGDKLFLVYSASGCWTDYYSLGMLTATVDANLLDPNSWRKFARPVFMQSEANGVYAPGHNSFFKSPDGKQDWILYHANPKPGCGCDGQRSPRMQQFTWRRDGTPDFGIPLKTGIAAPAPVEAR, from the coding sequence ATGAAAGTAAAAAAATGCCTGGCCGGGTTGGTTTTCCTGTTAATCATCGCAAATGCTGCTTTGGCACAGGTACATCAAATTAAAACATATACTAATCCCCTTTTGCCGGCTGGAGCCGATCCCTGGGTGATCTATAAAGATGGCTGCTACTATTACACCAATAGTACAGGCAGGAATTTAACGATCTGGAAAACCCGCAATATGGCCGACCTTGACAAGGCTAAGGCAACAGTGGTATGGGTGCCGCCAGCCGGTACCGCATATTCAAATGAGCTATGGGCGCCGGAATTACATTATTTGCAGGGTAAATGGTATATGTATTTTGCTGCCGACGATGGCGACAATAACCACCACCGGATTTATGTGATTGAAAATACGGCCCCGGACCCAACAACGGGCCACTGGGTTTTTAAAGGCCAGGTTACGGACGACACCAATAAATGGGCCATAGATGTATCGGTATTTGAAAACAAAGGCCGGCTTTATATGATCTGGTCGGGCTGGGAGAGTGACCAAAATGGTGAACAGGACATCTATATTGCCGCGCTTAAAGATCCATATACGGTTGGGAGCAAACGCGTGCGGATTTCGAGGCCCGAATTTGACTGGGAACAACACGGCGACCTGGGCAAAGCCTCCAATCCGCCGCATGTAAACGTAAACGAAGGCCCCGAAATACTTCAGCATGGCGACAAATTGTTCCTGGTATATTCGGCCAGCGGTTGCTGGACGGACTATTATTCACTGGGAATGCTCACCGCAACGGTAGATGCCAACCTGCTTGACCCAAACTCATGGCGAAAATTTGCCAGGCCGGTTTTTATGCAAAGCGAAGCCAATGGCGTGTACGCTCCCGGGCATAATTCATTCTTTAAATCGCCCGATGGGAAGCAGGATTGGATCCTTTACCATGCCAACCCCAAACCGGGCTGCGGCTGCGATGGCCAGCGCTCGCCGCGCATGCAGCAATTTACCTGGCGCCGCGACGGTACGCCTGATTTTGGTATTCCCCTGAAAACCGGGATTGCGGCACCGGCGCCGGTTGAGGCCAGGTAA
- a CDS encoding Kelch repeat-containing protein, which yields MNEDKPKLDYTITPTSIYYTRDSKNPSVALLTIGVSNNTEGDIDINGFQLLLPVSSDVKNPDAVTADPASIIPVSLQPAQWDFVTVDDGLFTAKPVPPVTGIKAGKSITFQLKNIIVNQAAGTVVIPIAEDDGGGEYPSINKQIIKIKSDLDIVTFTAVPTDISSGDPSQLSWSTIGAAKVTLAPGDFPDIKVNDSVIVHPDLTTTFTLTALGEGPNVSKQVTVQIPPPKIVSFIADPLNVNAGDLVTLSWEVQYASDVSIIPGDFQNLPLKGSRQVPVTADTTFILYATNQGHQSTNAAQAVKINSVRIKSFNANPGYGVQVGDAVELRWEIESATSAYIQPGSINIPKDNLKSGSWWVTPTAATSYSLFAQNSSNLEVSVVNVLPMPLGWYQFSSSAPFNSPTIGVLNFKIRMWLFTQSGRTYNSWDGQSWTPSAALAPWQDRKGCAVCVFNDKMWLMGGEKQSSCLNDVWSSADGITWIPESNAAHWPARKDFGCYTMPGTGKMYIVGGADNGGNFFNDLWSTADGTNWTLESNNAFSTGRSGMAIAAPGPTAFAVGGTTSNGNVNETYSSSDGKTWNKMGTPAWAARTDAKASINISGLYFGYGTNNNASFYDLFTLNGTGCYLNPLSQPASNVSPFLLDYQEALWLVGGSQGSALNQNIWSYNPPVTLDTPTQKRIVDDFDSGNEPARLQFAIVCKNIPLNSKVGFYADKPGTNPLICAVDITVSNQGNFMVGLQSDVPANFRCNITGYANTPPNVVFPDNASISIVVFYPMGGELMNK from the coding sequence ATGAACGAGGATAAACCCAAACTTGATTACACGATAACCCCCACAAGTATATATTATACCAGGGATTCAAAAAATCCATCAGTAGCGCTTCTTACTATTGGGGTGAGCAACAATACTGAAGGGGACATTGATATAAATGGTTTCCAATTGCTTTTGCCGGTTTCTTCTGATGTCAAAAACCCCGATGCGGTTACGGCTGATCCAGCATCGATTATACCGGTATCATTGCAACCAGCCCAATGGGATTTTGTAACGGTGGATGACGGTTTGTTTACCGCTAAACCGGTGCCGCCGGTTACCGGTATTAAAGCAGGGAAAAGCATAACCTTTCAGCTTAAAAATATCATCGTAAATCAAGCGGCTGGTACCGTAGTGATTCCGATTGCCGAAGATGATGGTGGGGGAGAATATCCTTCAATCAACAAACAAATTATTAAAATAAAAAGCGACCTGGATATCGTAACCTTCACGGCTGTTCCAACAGATATTTCGTCTGGCGACCCCAGTCAATTGTCATGGTCGACTATCGGCGCCGCAAAAGTAACCTTAGCACCGGGAGATTTTCCCGACATAAAAGTAAATGATTCGGTGATCGTTCACCCTGACTTAACTACAACTTTTACGCTAACAGCTTTAGGCGAAGGTCCGAATGTATCAAAACAGGTCACCGTGCAGATTCCGCCACCTAAAATTGTAAGCTTTATTGCCGACCCTTTGAATGTGAATGCGGGCGATTTGGTTACCTTAAGCTGGGAGGTGCAATATGCAAGTGATGTGTCCATCATTCCCGGGGACTTTCAAAACCTTCCCCTCAAGGGCTCAAGGCAGGTTCCGGTAACGGCCGACACTACTTTTATATTATATGCAACCAACCAGGGCCATCAATCAACCAATGCTGCGCAGGCGGTAAAAATAAACTCAGTACGCATAAAATCATTTAATGCCAACCCCGGCTATGGCGTGCAGGTTGGCGATGCAGTTGAGCTTCGCTGGGAAATAGAATCTGCCACCAGCGCGTACATACAACCCGGCAGTATAAATATACCCAAAGATAATTTAAAAAGCGGTTCCTGGTGGGTAACGCCTACGGCTGCAACATCATATTCGCTTTTCGCCCAAAATAGCTCCAACCTGGAGGTAAGTGTGGTCAACGTGCTGCCAATGCCGCTGGGGTGGTATCAATTTTCATCTTCGGCGCCCTTTAATTCACCTACAATCGGTGTGTTAAATTTTAAGATCAGGATGTGGCTTTTTACACAGTCGGGCCGTACCTATAATTCGTGGGATGGCCAAAGCTGGACACCCTCAGCCGCCCTTGCACCATGGCAGGACCGAAAAGGTTGCGCAGTATGCGTGTTTAATGACAAAATGTGGCTGATGGGTGGCGAGAAGCAGTCGAGTTGTTTAAATGACGTATGGAGCAGTGCAGATGGAATAACCTGGATACCGGAATCGAATGCGGCACACTGGCCGGCGCGAAAAGATTTTGGCTGTTATACAATGCCGGGTACCGGCAAAATGTATATTGTTGGCGGGGCAGATAATGGCGGAAATTTTTTTAACGATTTGTGGAGTACTGCCGATGGAACAAACTGGACACTTGAGTCAAACAACGCTTTTTCAACAGGGAGAAGCGGTATGGCTATTGCAGCGCCCGGCCCTACAGCTTTTGCTGTTGGCGGAACCACTTCAAATGGTAATGTAAACGAGACCTATAGCTCTTCTGACGGAAAAACCTGGAATAAAATGGGAACGCCTGCCTGGGCGGCGCGGACCGACGCAAAAGCAAGTATCAATATATCAGGGCTCTATTTTGGCTACGGGACAAATAATAACGCGAGTTTTTATGATCTTTTTACTTTGAATGGAACCGGATGCTATCTTAATCCCTTAAGCCAGCCCGCAAGCAATGTTTCGCCATTTTTACTTGACTACCAGGAAGCCCTTTGGCTTGTCGGCGGTTCGCAGGGCAGCGCCCTCAATCAAAATATATGGTCATATAATCCTCCTGTCACATTAGATACCCCAACACAAAAAAGAATTGTTGATGATTTTGATTCGGGTAATGAACCAGCGCGGCTTCAGTTTGCTATCGTATGCAAAAATATTCCGCTGAACAGCAAAGTTGGTTTTTATGCTGACAAGCCCGGTACCAATCCATTGATTTGCGCGGTAGATATAACCGTGAGTAACCAGGGTAACTTTATGGTCGGGCTTCAAAGTGATGTTCCGGCGAATTTCCGATGCAATATAACCGGGTATGCCAATACCCCTCCCAATGTGGTTTTCCCGGATAACGCGTCAATTTCTATCGTAGTTTTTTATCCAATGGGCGGTGAGCTGATGAATAAATAA
- a CDS encoding PAS domain-containing protein, protein MRKGEPAKSDLEKLRKGIEKSKDKENQELTLPELAHELTVYEVELKMQNISLFDTLEKLTAAHNEYEELFELSPVGYFILDKNGIIQKVNERGSEQLGLDRLQLVKRHFSIFLNSEFDQDNFYRHMNLVMEDGRPGRLVCDIKKFGGGFFTAVIKTKITRDEHLKFKNLLLMVSDTP, encoded by the coding sequence ATGAGAAAAGGCGAGCCTGCAAAATCAGATTTGGAAAAACTGCGTAAGGGCATAGAAAAGAGCAAAGATAAAGAGAATCAAGAACTAACCTTGCCCGAATTAGCGCATGAACTGACAGTTTACGAGGTTGAACTCAAAATGCAAAACATTTCATTGTTTGATACGCTTGAGAAACTGACGGCCGCTCATAACGAGTATGAAGAATTGTTTGAACTATCGCCGGTGGGGTATTTTATACTGGATAAAAACGGTATTATACAAAAGGTAAACGAACGTGGCAGCGAGCAGCTGGGCTTAGACAGGCTGCAGTTGGTAAAACGCCATTTTTCAATATTTTTAAACAGCGAGTTTGATCAGGATAATTTTTACCGTCACATGAACCTGGTAATGGAAGACGGCCGCCCTGGCCGCCTGGTATGTGATATAAAGAAATTCGGGGGTGGCTTTTTCACTGCAGTAATAAAAACTAAAATAACCAGGGATGAGCATTTGAAATTCAAAAATCTGCTTTTAATGGTGAGCGACACTCCATAA
- a CDS encoding cupin domain-containing protein codes for MQRRKFLTTATVAGILATSAKSLFGYTAAKVGFVLKKGKNRFNEHTMLIGNSPVDIKVSGKDTGGALTISEYTGFAKGGPPLHIHPLQDEVFYILEGEHLFQLGDRQFHLKQGDTVFIPRNTPHAPAQLSEKGKYLFFSHPPEKWRIFSEL; via the coding sequence ATGCAACGCAGAAAATTTTTAACTACAGCCACAGTTGCAGGTATTTTAGCAACATCGGCAAAAAGTCTCTTTGGTTATACGGCAGCTAAAGTGGGTTTTGTGTTGAAAAAAGGTAAAAACCGTTTTAATGAACATACCATGCTCATTGGCAATAGCCCTGTTGATATTAAAGTTTCCGGCAAAGATACCGGCGGGGCTTTAACCATCAGCGAATATACCGGATTTGCAAAAGGCGGCCCGCCGCTGCACATACATCCTTTACAGGACGAGGTATTCTACATTCTCGAAGGTGAACATCTTTTTCAGTTAGGCGACCGGCAATTTCATTTAAAACAAGGAGATACCGTCTTTATACCGCGCAATACGCCTCATGCCCCTGCCCAGTTGAGCGAAAAAGGCAAATATTTATTTTTTTCACACCCTCCGGAAAAATGGAGGATTTTTTCCGAGCTTTAA
- a CDS encoding helix-turn-helix domain-containing protein, which translates to MPVYDYRLPSPVLGEYVRIYQIVGCCFPASMTDLPVKAYWPRAENCLSFTPRDPEKVEYGFNGNLIETPRSRINSQHIIATNRHVGRDFFIFQVVFQPGALFRLTGIPSHELTNTLIDAEAVFSSEIGIVNEQLANTAHYEQMIGIVERFLNYLVARSKKRALPIDKVSRYLLKNPNTASLDWLADQACLSQRQFYRQFLEREGISPKLYGRIARFENAMKIKNAHPERDWFSIAIELGYYDYQHLAKDFKEFTCLNPTAFETATAKGPERTFGIRET; encoded by the coding sequence ATGCCCGTTTACGATTACCGACTTCCCAGCCCCGTTTTGGGTGAATATGTCAGGATCTACCAGATCGTTGGCTGCTGTTTTCCTGCCAGTATGACTGATCTGCCGGTAAAGGCCTACTGGCCGCGGGCCGAGAATTGTCTGTCGTTTACACCGCGGGATCCTGAAAAGGTGGAGTATGGTTTTAATGGCAACCTGATTGAAACGCCAAGATCAAGAATTAACAGCCAACATATAATTGCAACAAACCGGCATGTTGGCCGTGATTTTTTCATATTCCAGGTAGTATTCCAGCCCGGGGCTTTGTTCAGGCTCACAGGCATCCCTTCGCATGAACTGACTAATACATTAATAGATGCAGAAGCTGTTTTTTCTTCGGAGATCGGCATTGTGAATGAACAACTGGCCAACACTGCTCATTATGAGCAAATGATCGGGATTGTGGAGCGCTTTTTAAATTACCTGGTTGCACGTTCAAAAAAGCGGGCCCTTCCGATTGATAAGGTAAGCCGTTATTTGTTAAAAAATCCAAATACCGCCTCATTGGATTGGCTCGCTGACCAGGCTTGCCTGAGCCAAAGGCAATTTTACAGGCAGTTTTTAGAAAGGGAAGGTATCAGTCCGAAATTATACGGACGTATAGCAAGGTTTGAAAACGCCATGAAGATTAAAAATGCCCACCCGGAAAGGGACTGGTTTAGCATTGCCATTGAGTTGGGTTATTATGACTACCAGCATTTGGCAAAAGATTTTAAGGAATTTACATGTTTGAACCCCACCGCGTTTGAAACGGCAACAGCCAAAGGGCCGGAAAGAACTTTTGGCATCAGGGAAACCTGA